AGTTGCCACgttctttttaagaaatgtttttattgatttttaaagagaaagggagaaagatagaaacattgatgagagaaacattggtggctgtctcctgcatgcccctaatggggatcgagcccacaatcctggcatgtgggGCATGATGGagaactgaaccagtgacctcttgattcatgagTCGACTcttaacccctgagccacactggctgggcggtCACCATGTTCTTGCACTGCGTCCCTTTGTCACAGCCTGGGCCACCCATCACAAAAATGGGGAGACCTAAGGATGTTTGTGGTGCCcagaaagacagagggagagtATTTGGTGCCTGTAGAGCTATATCCACAGCTCAGTGCATGTCCTTGGGGTGATACCAGGCACAGGTCTGATGGCAAACCCACTTTTGTCCTAGGGTGACACCTGGGTATTCAGGCCTGGCATACATTACTGCTGCTGTGGATTCTGTGGATAAGGATGTGAACCAGAGCAGGTTAGGGCCTTTGCATGCAGCATCTCCTTGAAGCATCATAATAACTCTATCATCCcatttacagttgaggaaattgTGGCTCAGATAGGGGGAAGGGACTTGTCCATCCCCCAGACTCACCCATatcaccctccccttccttcactCTGGTCCAGCCCCAGTAGCCTACTGGTCTCCTTTCTGTCCCTTAAACTGCCAAGCTCATTCCTCCCATGCCTGTTCCCTCCATCTGGGAAATCCCTGCCTCAGCACTTTCAGGTCAAAACCCACTCATCCCTATGCTGGAATGCAATTTCCTCCACAGCAATGATCAGTgatgactttttctttcttttttctttttgcctcccAGCCAGTGTACTCCATGAGGGCAAGGACTATATCTGTCTCACTTGTCCCTATATTTCTAGTTTACTGACATAACAGCAGTGAGCGAGGAGCCTATGGGGTGTTGTAGTTTATGATGCAATTTGAGTGTCCTGCTTCCCTCTGTCTTTGCTTAGCCAACTCCTAAGCAACCCGAAGGGCCCAGCTTAAACCTCCcctcttctcagcctccagagccAGCTCTGCTTTTTCTGTGACATCTCCTGAGTTGTAGGCACTGTTTTCTAAGACGGTCTCCTCGACTACACTGTAATCTCCAAGAGGACAGGGAGCTGGTTTGACAGTCACGGTGGACCGCCCTGAACCCAGCACAGCAGATGCTCGAGGGGATTAACGAATGGCTGATCTGTGAGCATGCTCAGTTGTGTTACTACTACGTTGTGTGCGAGGAGCGTGTGCACACCTgtacctccctcctgccctccatagcctccttcccttcccccagtaaGCCTGCCACCCCCACGATGTTACCGTTCTCCTGGGGCCTCAGGGGTCTGCCCATGGGGGCAGCTTGGAATTGCACAGACCCATCCTCCCAGCGGCCTCGGGGGTTATCGCGCCCCATCCCCGCTTTGGCCCTGACCTCTTCCGGCTCGGCTCAACGTCACAAGGGCACCTGGCCCAATCATTTAGCAAGATGATGGTATGTGCCCCCGGGGCAGGGAGAAGAAATAAACTCCACAGAGGTAGTGGTGCCGCGGCTGCGTGGCGCGACTGAGGCCTCGGTTGCTATGGTGACGCGGCCTCCTGGCACTCACTTCCGTAGTGGGGCGGGGCAGCCCTAGGCTTGGAGAATCCGTGAGGGTGGATGggttctccttcccctcccagaATGCCCCGCTGCCTTTTGCGTGCTGACGTCACGGGAGGGCGTGCTCACGTCATGAGCAGATTAACCGCGCTATATAAAGCGGTCAGCAGCGGCAGGAGCTCCAGAAGGCAGTTAGGTTTGGCCCGGACTGGTTCACTCCTCCGAAAGGCACCAGGAGGCTAGGTGACAGCTCACTGAGGTCCCGGGGCAAACGAGGAGGCTGCGGTCGTGACGCGGTCCGCGGTCCGCGGGAGAGTTTCTCAGGTTAGGCGCAGGCGCAGATGTGTTAGGAGCGGCCACTGAGGCGGACGACCCAGCAGCGCTTCCGGGTAGTTCGGTGGCGCCTCGGACTTGGGGTCCTCGACCGGGGCCAAAGACCCGATCCCGCAAAGGCGGCTTTCCCCGGTGTGAGGGTCGCGGACCGCAGGAGAGGCGAAAAGAGCACGGATTGGACCAGACCCGAACCACCGACCCTTGCCCATGGCGGCCTTCGTAAGTATGAGGCGGGGTCCGGGGTTCCGACGGCCTCAGCAATCAGTCCCTCACTCACCGTCCCGCTTTCTCTCCGCGCAGGGTCCTGGCAGCCAGAATGTCACTGAGTATGTCGTTCGAGTTCCCAAGTAAGtctcacccgcccccccccaaccccaccccaatcAATCAAAACCTTTAAGAGCCTCTAGGCATGCCAGGCGCTGCCTTGCCTGTGATTCATCCTCCAGACTGGCAGCGacgagggcagggctgggattgaGCGAGGACTGTCTGGGGTAGCACTGGTTTtgaatggaatgaatgaatgagtacattCATATGCAAGCGATGCAGCCCCTGGCCTAACattccctctgccaggaatgcCTTTTCCCCAGCTGTGACTGCTGGTGGATTCTTGTTGATCCCCAAAACCAGTTCCAGTAttttcctcctccaggaagcattCTCTGCTTGCCTTCCCTCCTGCCTAGGGCTGAGTTCCCGATTATTCATCTTGGTTCCCCTAAATCTTTGTACCTTTTACTGCATGGGTTGAGAGTACGGATTTGGCTTCCCTGACAGACTTGGGACCTCTGGGGTGTTTTAAGGGTCCTTAGTATTGCCTGTCACAGAGGGCTGAACCCGGGAGGGTTTGTTGAATGGATTGAGCACTATCTCTTCTTGATCATTCCAGAAATACAACCAAAAAATATAACATCATGGCCTTCAATGCAGCTGATAAAGTCAACTTCGCTACTTGGAATCAGGTAAGTCCGGGTTCTGAGGGGAATGAGAATTGATTGTGAATGTCGTGGCTGTGATAGTAACTAAGTGTGTTCCCTCGGTGCTTCCCCAGTGGAGGTAAGTGACTACTAAGGTCCAGGTTGAGCAGCTGGGCTCTGAGTAAAACTCGTCAGGCCCTGCAGGAGGCCTTCTGAAAGGAGAACATTTAGACATTGTGCCCACTGATGGGCATTTTGGACCTAGATTTTTCTGGGCAAAGGAGGAGGCTACATCCTACAGATGGTCTCAGAGTCCCCACCGTAAGGGCTTTGGGAGTTGTCTCAGTCCGTTGGGGCTGCTCTAACAGAACATCGTATAAACAACAGCCATTTATTGCTCACAGCTCAGGAGGCTGAAAGACCAAGATTAAGGCaccagcagatttggtgtctggaaAGGCCCACTTTCTAGTTCATAGATAGCACTGTTCTCGCTGTGTCCTCTGGGAAGGGGCAAGGGAACTctctgggaccctttggtataagggctccaccctcatgataCAATCACCTCCCAAGCTACCATCCACAGGTGTTAGGTTTCAACATAGGCATTTTGGGACGGagatacaaacattcagtctatagcagaAGCCATTCAGGGTTTtaaatggggttttttttttgtttttttttccccacattattttattttttttttatttatttattttttttattgcttaaagtattacaaagggtattacatatgtatccattttatccccccgccctagacagtcccctagcctcccctatcacccaatgtcttatgtccattggttacgcttatatgcatgcatacaagtcctttagttgatctcttacccccctacctcctgccccccaaccctccccggccttcccgctgcagtttgacaatctgtttgaggcagctctgcctctgtatctattattgttcaaaagtttataatggtctctattgtccatgaatgagtgagatcatgtggtatttttcctttattgactggcttatttcacttagcataatgctctccagttccatccatgacgttgcaaatggtaagagttccttcctttttacagcagcatagtattccatcgtgtagatgtaccacagttttctaatccattcatctactgatgggcacttaggctgtttccagatcttagctatggtgaattgtgctgctatgaacataggggtgcatatatcctttctgattggtgtttctggtttcttgggatatattcctagaagtgggatcacagggtcaaatgggagttccattaaATGGGGGTTTTGTAAAGTGATCTGGCTGCTGTAGGGTGGAGGGCAGATGAAGCAGGGTAGAGGTGACAGCTGTGGTCCTGGTGAGCAATGATGGGCTTTGGAGCAAACAGGTGATGAGAAATGATTTAACTATAGTGGGTTTTGGAGGTGGAGCTGGCAGGGTTTATTGATGGATTGGATATTGAGGGGTGAGGGCCAGGGCAGAATTATAAacgtacattttaaaataatacctacTGTTAAATTGTCCAGAGATTAAAATTTGGGAAACCTCAGCCTTTAATGGCTTCTGAATTCACGGGGCAGTCCAGGGTCTaatgcagagagaggaaggccAATTCTAAGcaggttgttttcttttctttcttttctttttcttaaatatatttttattattttcagaggggaaggaagagggagagagataaaaacatcattgatgccagagattgattggctgcctcctgcgtgccccgtactggggattgagcctgcaacccacgcatgtgccctgaccgtacATCAGAACcgtgacctctaggttcataggtcgatgctcaaacacagccacgccagccaggcaagtaggttgttttcattgttgtttgttaatcctcacctaaggatatttttccattgatgatttttttttagggagagggaaagacggagagaaacaatgaagtgagagaaacacatcaattagttgcctcctgcatgggctctggtcagggcctgggcccgggaggagcctgcaaccaaagcatgtgcccttgactggaattgaatcaggggccctttggtctgcagaccgacgctctatccactgagccaaattggctagggcttattgttgtttttgttttaccaCCACTATGACCTTACTGtggttttttttactgttttttttttccattttcatttagaaataatttcaaactttcaAAAAGCTGCACAAATAGACATAGTACAAAGCTTGCCCATATCCCTTCACTCACATTCACTGAGTACTgactttctacttttttttgCCAAGCAAGAAGTTGGAGTGTCTGTAGCTCAGCTTGGAGAGAATAAAGGGTATTCTTAGGGGTAGGGGCACCGCCTGAGCAAAGGCAGGTGCCCTGACGAGAGATCTTATTTCCTGCTTCCCCCACCATGTTCCCCAGGCCCGGCTAGAGAGAGATCTGAGCAACAAGAAGATTTACCAAGAGGAGGAGATGCCTGAGTCAGGTGCAGGCAGTGAGTTTAACCGCAAGCTTCGGGAGGAGGCTCGGAGGAAGAAGTACGGCATCGTCCTCAAGGAGTTCCGGCCCGAGGACCAGCCCTGGCTGCTCCGAGTCAATGGCAAGTCGGGCAGGAAGTAAGTGGTGATGGCAGCAGGTGCCCACCTCCTCTtccctcatgccctcactctGTGGGGTGCTCTCTCAGAACTGGTATGCCCCCTATGCACAGTGCAGGTGACAGCATGTCCTCCGTCATGgggtttcattttattatttgtttattcattctgttttttaatatatatatatataattgttagtattacagatgtctcccattttacGCTCCTTTACCCACCCTcctaggtcttcaccaccctattgcccatgtccatgggctctgcatataagttctttggtatATCTCTTTTatagggttttatttttaaaggtaaatcaAGTTGGTGCTTGTATAGGAGTTCCAAGGGCACCTGCCCTGTTCATGTACATCCAGGGGCCACCTTGAAGGTGGGAAGCAGGGAAGGGGCACTCTAACGTTGCCTGGACTTCTGTGTGGGAAGAGTGTGAGGGCAGAAGCCAGGAGGAGGCTCGCAGTGGTTCAGGCCCAAGGAGCAGCCTGGAGGCAGATCAGAGGGGTCTGACTGCAGGGCCTGTGCTCTTTAGGTTATCTAACATGTTCCTTCCATGAAAGGACGATGAAATGTAAAATGGGGGAAGCCCTCAGCCCACTCTGCAGGGTGAGGAGCACTGGCCCTGCTTCCCAGATTTGGCAATCAAGGCTCAGATAGTTCAAGAGCTAGCCCAAAGCCTCCCAGCCTCTGACTGCTCGGAGAAACCAGGTGGTTCTGTAGAAGGGACAGGCCTCGGGGCATGGTGGGCCAGGGCGGGTCTCTCTGGACACAGGCTGTGACCGTGACCGTGGTTCTTTGCAGGTTCAAGGGTATAAAGAAGGGAGGTGTGACAGAGAACACGTCCTACTATATCTTCACCCAGTGCCCTGACGGGGCTTTTGAAGCGTTCCCAGTGCACAACTGGTACAACTTCACGCCGTTGGCCCGGCACCGAACGCTCACTGCTGAGGAAGCCGAGGAGGAGTGGGAGAGGTGAGGAAgcctgggcggggctgggagggaagcggGATGCGGACAGTGTTGTCTCGTAGCTTCACCAGCGTAGAGCCAAAATACTTGGAAATGAGGTAGGTCACCATAACTTTATGCCCCGCTGGGAGCTGGGGACTCGGTGATGACCAAGCCGGACCCCACCAGGCCCTCAGGGAGCTCTCAGTCCAGTGGGGAGACATCAATCAAACCATCAGGGATGTACAGGGTCCTGTGAGGGCTACGGAGCTGGTGACTGAGAGCAGGGCAGGGTATCCCTTGAGTTTACCCAGGCAGGAGATCTAGGCTGGATCAACTGCAGGTATCTGTTGCCTGAGATTggtcttgttatggcctttgttttgaaatctattttgtctgatataaatattgctaccccagctttttttttttttttcatttctgtttgcatgaaatatctttttccattcttttacttaaaaaaaaatgtacacacacacacacacattgatttcagagaagaagggagagaaagaaagatagaaatatcagtgatgagagagaatcgttgataggctgcttcctgcacgccccccactggagactgtgcctgaaacccgggtatgtgtgctgactgagaattgaaccttgacctcctagttcagtggttcccaaacttatttggcctaccgccccctttccagaaaaaatattactcagcgcctcatggaaattaattttttttaaattttaatagcaattaaacagaaagatatatgtattaatgtttctaccttttttgtaaaatatagtaaagaaaggtgtaaattagaaacattgaagtttgaaattatgaaactatttattgaactcagaatagaaaggtaatacaaaaaaagttaaaacaaatgcacctgtggccatcaccgccccctggatcgctgcagcgcccaccagggggcggtagcgcccactttgggaatcactgtcctagttcataggttgacgttcaattactgagccaccctggctgggcacctttgccattttaattttgatgtgtctttgtgtggacCTGAAATTGGTCTTGAGCTGAGAGAGGTGCTGGGATGCCAACACCTTCTCCTTGAGAGCTCAGGGCAGAGGGAACTGAAAAAGGGTCAGCTCTCCCCATGTGCTTTTAGGGTGTCCATGTTATGTGTGAGTCCCCTAGGGTCAGATCATGCCTCTTATCACCTAACTCATGTCTGTGGTTCCCTTCTGAGGAACATCCAGTGACGTGCAGGGAGGAGACCTGGTTCCTGGAGGagggccctggagccaggcctgTTATCAGACCCCAGTGTACCCCTTACCTCCGCCTGCAGGAGGAACAAAGTCCTGAACCACTTCAGCATCATGCAGCAGCGGCGGCTCAAAGACCAGGACCAGGACGAGGAGGATGAGGAGAAGGATAAGCGTGGCCGCAAAAAGCCCAGTGAGCTGCGCATCCATGACCTGGAAGACGACCTGGAGATGTCGTCTGATGACAGCGAGGCCAGCGGCGAGGAGGGTGAGCCTGGGCAGAGCCTGCCCTGGTGGCTGGGGTGTTCGGCACAGCTGCCTAAGTCGCGTTTGAGTCTTACTTTATAAAGGTAGTTGAGTGACAACACAGGGTGATTAATGCCATTGAAAAAAACAGATTACATTTTCCTGGGAGATGAGAGGCAGGCACAACATGCCATGCAGGGCCCCTTGCAGAAGCACCAGAATGAATTGGAGGCAGAAATGAGtgatgggccctggccggtgtggttcagttggttgagcatcatcccatgcactgaaaggtctgCAGTTCAATtctgtcggggcacatgcccaagttgcaggcttgatctgtggttggggtgcatgctgattgatgtttctcacatcattgtctcccctctctcttttccttcctctctcttaaaaaaaaaaaaatcaataaaaacatattttaaaaaagatatggtgGGATCCACCAGTTTGAATCATTCCACgggctctgggctccaaaggTGATTTAGTGCAGAAGACAGTGGCCCTCAGTGTGAGACTGGAGAAAGGCTGTGGCCAGGGGGTATAGATCCCAGATTGGTTTGGTTTGCACATGAGAGGTGTTGCCCCTAGGCAAGCCCTTTGCTTCTCTAAGAATTGGCCATCGCCCCCTTTGTCAAGGCCTGAGATGTCCCAATGTCCTTGAATATACAAACCCGGGTGAGTGCTCAGCCCCCCTCCACTTCCCCAGGTGTCAAAGCCCCCAAGGCCAAGAAGAAGGCACCGATGACTAAGGCAGGccggaggaagaagaagaagaaggggtcCGATGATGAGGCCTTTGAGGACAGTGACGATGGGGACTTTGAGGGCCAGGAGGTGGACTACATGTCTGATGGCTCCAGGTGAGGCAGGCGGGAGGCAGGTGTGAGACCCTGCCACAGCCTGGAGGAAGAGCTCACTCACCCTCTGCTCACTCTGGTGTTGCAGCAGCTCTGAGGAAGAGCCGGAGGGCaagcccaaggtcacccagcaggaGGAGGGTCCCAAGGGCGTGGATGAGCAGAGCGAAAGCAGTGAGGAGAGTGAGGAGGAGAAGCCTCCTgaggaggacaaggaggaggaggaggagaagaaggcaCCCACCCCACAAGAGAAGAAGCGGAAGAGAGGTGGGCTTGGCTTTCTAGGCTTCTGTCCCCTCTGCCCCTACTAGATCCCCTGATCTGAGATAGAGctgagggtgggtgtgggtgccTCTGATCCCGACAGCTCTTCTTTGTCCCCATACAGACAGCAGTGATGAGTCTGACAGCTCAGAAGAGAGTGACATTGACAGTGAGGCCTCCTCAGCTCTCTTCATGGCTGTAAGGCCCAGCCAGGGTTGGGAGGAGGGATGTCGGCCCTGGTGTCTGTTTCCAGACTCACTGTCCCCAACCCTAAAATTTGCAGAAAAAGAAGACTCCCCCCAAGAGAGAGCGGaagccatcagggggcagctcaaGGGGCAATAGCCGGCCAGGCACACCCAGCACAGAGAGTGGCAACACCTCCTCCACCCTTCGCGCAGCTGCCAGCAAACTGGAGCAAGGTGGGTGGCCTTCCCGTCCCACCGCAACCTCCTGACCTTTGTTCTTGTGTGCACTGAGCATCAGGATCTGAGGCCagatcagggggcagacacctgTCTGCCCCGGAGCTCCTTGTATCCATAATCTAGGCACCACCCGGCCTGGGGTCTCCCAACATGTCCAGTGTCACATTTCTAGTactcagccctgcctctgctCTCACAGGAAAGCGGACAAATGAGGCGACAGCAGCTAAGCGGTTGCGGCTGGACAGTGGACCCCAGAGCCTGTCTGGGAAGTCGACCCCTCAGCCCCAATCTGGGAAGTCAACCCCCAGCAGTGGGTAAGTTGGTGAGgacagcaggggcaggaggggaccaCTGGGAAGGAGGGCCACCCACTAACCTCCCCACTCTCCACTGCGCTCCAGTGACGTGCAGGTGACTGAGGACGCTGTGCGCCGCTACCTGACACGGAAGCCCATGACCACGAAAGACCTGCTGAAGAAGTTCCAGACCAAGAAGACAGGGCTGAGCAGCGAGCAGACAGTGAACGTGCTTGCCCAGATCCTCAAACGCCTAAACCCCGAGCGCAAGATGATCAACGACAAGATGCACTTCTCCCTCAAGGAGTGAGGGGCTGGCCCCCACCCTTTTGCCCAATAAATAAGCTGTCTCCAGAAGTTCATGGGCTCTTGAATTCCACATACTCATTGCTGTGGGTCCAACTGTCCACTTGTCACCCTGCTCCCTGAATCCCAGGACCCAGCATTAATAAGTTGGAAAAACCTAAGCAGCATTCTTCTCAATTTACTTCTCTTATTCTCACCCACTCCtccttctagagcagccgtgggcaaactacggcccgcgggccggatccagcccgtttgaaatg
The sequence above is a segment of the Myotis daubentonii chromosome 5, mMyoDau2.1, whole genome shotgun sequence genome. Coding sequences within it:
- the GTF2F1 gene encoding general transcription factor IIF subunit 1 isoform X2; translated protein: MAAFGPGSQNVTEYVVRVPKNTTKKYNIMAFNAADKVNFATWNQARLERDLSNKKIYQEEEMPESGAGSEFNRKLREEARRKKYGIVLKEFRPEDQPWLLRVNGKSGRKFKGIKKGGVTENTSYYIFTQCPDGAFEAFPVHNWYNFTPLARHRTLTAEEAEEEWERRNKVLNHFSIMQQRRLKDQDQDEEDEEKDKRGRKKPSELRIHDLEDDLEMSSDDSEASGEEGVKAPKAKKKAPMTKAGRRKKKKKGSDDEAFEDSDDGDFEGQEVDYMSDGSSSEEEPEGKPKVTQQEEGPKGVDEQSESSEESEEEKPPEEDKEEEEEKKAPTPQEKKRKRDSSDESDSSEESDIDSEASSALFMAKKKTPPKRERKPSGGSSRGNSRPGTPSTESGNTSSTLRAAASKLEQGKRTNEATAAKRLRLDSGPQSLSGKSTPQPQSGKSTPSSGDVQVTEDAVRRYLTRKPMTTKDLLKKFQTKKTGLSSEQTVNVLAQILKRLNPERKMINDKMHFSLKE
- the GTF2F1 gene encoding general transcription factor IIF subunit 1 isoform X1; translation: MAAFGPGSQNVTEYVVRVPKNTTKKYNIMAFNAADKVNFATWNQARLERDLSNKKIYQEEEMPESGAGSEFNRKLREEARRKKYGIVLKEFRPEDQPWLLRVNGKSGRKFKGIKKGGVTENTSYYIFTQCPDGAFEAFPVHNWYNFTPLARHRTLTAEEAEEEWERRNKVLNHFSIMQQRRLKDQDQDEEDEEKDKRGRKKPSELRIHDLEDDLEMSSDDSEASGEEGVKAPKAKKKAPMTKAGRRKKKKKGSDDEAFEDSDDGDFEGQEVDYMSDGSSSSEEEPEGKPKVTQQEEGPKGVDEQSESSEESEEEKPPEEDKEEEEEKKAPTPQEKKRKRDSSDESDSSEESDIDSEASSALFMAKKKTPPKRERKPSGGSSRGNSRPGTPSTESGNTSSTLRAAASKLEQGKRTNEATAAKRLRLDSGPQSLSGKSTPQPQSGKSTPSSGDVQVTEDAVRRYLTRKPMTTKDLLKKFQTKKTGLSSEQTVNVLAQILKRLNPERKMINDKMHFSLKE